In Hemitrygon akajei chromosome 17, sHemAka1.3, whole genome shotgun sequence, one DNA window encodes the following:
- the LOC140740978 gene encoding leukotriene B4 receptor 1-like yields the protein MRISNITVDYNGSTQTLPVENVVACVVLSLACLIGIPGNLIVICTILFNITRRSSTIILILTLAAADFVVLVTLPFWIYSLSDVWIFGVMFWKLTLYLILMSMYTSVFLITAMSLERLLGVLQPFAIQKWRKKGTIIKVIVCVLVISSLLALPNMTLEIELDAKGRPMRRVYSSSQQEIGLLLLITLAGFLVPFITLIISYSVISKRIKQMTCQRRSRAGKLIASIVIAFVLCWLPYHALNLCRVTSLLTKHSDAAFSNTMEVIYGRFKNAAGALAFISSCVNPILYAFAARNFKTGFKASNLAKVFEQMNSSLKEKREKESNDHELRSESACMLKT from the coding sequence ATGCGGATTTCCAATATAACTGTGGATTACAATGGGAGCACGCAGACTCTGCCGGTGGAAAACGTGGTGGCTTGCGTTGTGCTTAGCTTGGCTTGTCTCATTGGAATACCCGGGAACTTGATAGTGATATGTACAATTCTTTTTAACATTACACGCCGATCTTCTACCATTATACTCATTCTGACTCTGGCGGCGGCAGACTTCGTGGTTCTCGTCACTCTGCCGTTTTGGATTTACTCTCTCAGTGATGTGTGGATTTTTGGAGTTATGTTTTGGAAACTGACGCTTTACCTGATCCTCATGTCCATGTACACCAGTGTGTTCCTTATCACGGCGATGAGTTTGGAGCGTCTTTTGGgagttctccagccctttgccatTCAGAAGTGGCGGAAGAAAGGAACAATCATAAAAGTAATTGTTTGCGTTTTGGTTATATCTTCGCTTCTCGCTCTGCCTAATATGACTCTTGAAATCGAGCTTGACGCAAAGGGGCGCCCGATGCGTCGAGTCTACTCCTCCAGCCAACAGGAGATAGGGCTGCTCCTGCTGATCACCTTGGCGGGGTTTCTAGTTCCCTTCATCACACTAATAATTTCTTACTCCGTCATTTCCAAAAGAATAAAGCAAATGACCTGCCAAAGAAGAAGCAGAGCGGGCAAGTTAATCGCAAGCATTGTGATCGCGTTTGTCTTGTGTTGGTTACCATATCACGCCCTGAACCTCTGCCGTGTTACCTCGCTGTTGACAAAGCATTCAGATGCCGCTTTCTCTAATACAATGGAAGTGATTTACGGCCGATTTAAGAACGCTGCCGGAGCCCTGGCGTTTATCAGTAGCTGTGTTAACCCCATCCTGTATGCATTCGCTGCTCGGAACTTTAAAACGGGATTTAAAGCTTCAAATCTCGCCAAAGTCTTTGAGCAAATGAATAGCAGTTTAAAAGAGAAACGGGAGAAAGAGTCGAATGACCACGAGCTTCGATCTGAATCGGCGTGTATGCTCAAAACATGA